The Taeniopygia guttata chromosome 6, bTaeGut7.mat, whole genome shotgun sequence genome contains a region encoding:
- the MAPK8 gene encoding mitogen-activated protein kinase 8 isoform X3 produces MSRSKRDNNFYSVEIGDSTFTVLKRYQNLKPIGSGAQGIVCAAYDAILERNVAIKKLSRPFQNQTHAKRAYRELVLMKCVNHKNIIGLLNVFTPQKSLEEFQDVYIVMELMDANLCQVIQMELDHERMSYLLYQMLCGIKHLHSAGIIHRDLKPSNIVVKSDCTLKILDFGLARTAGTSFMMTPYVVTRYYRAPEVILGMGYKENVDLWSVGCIMGEMVCHKILFPGRDYIDQWNKVIEQLGTPCPEFMKKLQPTVRTYVENRPKYAGYSFEKLFPDVLFPADSEHNKLKASQARDLLSKMLVIDASKRISVDEALQHPYINVWYDPSEAEAPPPKIPDKQLDEREHTIEEWKELIYKEVMDLEERTKNGVIRGQPAPLAQVQQ; encoded by the exons ATGAGCAGGAGCAAGCGTGACAACAATTTCTACAGCGTTGAAATTGGAGACTCAACTTTCACCGTATTGAAACGGTATCAGAATTTGAAACCAATAGGATCAGGAGCACAAGGGATAGTCTG tgCAGCTTATGATGCCATCCTTGAGCGGAATGTTGCAATCAAGAAGTTAAGCCGACCGTTTCAGAACCAAACCCACGCTAAAAGAGCCTACAGAGAGCTTGTTCTTATGAAGTGCGTTAATCACAAAAAC ATAATCGGCCTACTGAATGTGTTCACACCACAAAAATCCCTGGAAGAATTTCAAGATGT cTACATAGTGATGGAGCTCATGGATGCAAATCTCTGCCAAGTGATTCAGATGGAGCTAGATCATGAACGAATGTCCTATCTTCTTTATCAAATGCTGTGTGGTATCAAACATCTTCATTCAGCTGGGATTATTCATAGG gaTTTAAAGCCCAGTAATATAGTAGTAAAGTCAGACTGCACTTTGAAGATTCTTGACTTTGGACTGGCCAGAACTGCAGGAACTAGTTTTATGATGACGCCTTATGTAGTGACTCGTTACTACAGAGCACCAGAGGTCATCCTAGGGATGGGATACAAAGAAAACG TGGATTTATGGTCTGTGGGGTGCATTATGGGCGAAATGGTTTGCCACAAAATCCTCTTTCCAGGAAGGGACT ATATTGATCAATGGAATAAAGTTATAGAGCAGCTAGGAACACCATGCCCCGAATTTATGAAGAAATTACAGCCTACAGTCCGAACTTACGTGGAGAACAGACCTAAATATGCTGGATATAGTTTTGAAAAACTCTTTCCAGATGTCCTATTCCCAGCTGACTCCGAACATAATAAACTTAAAG caaGTCAAGCAAGAGATTTGTTATCAAAAATGCTGGTTATAGATGCTTCTAAAAGAATCTCTGTGGATGAAGCCCTGCAGCACCCATACATCAATGTTTGGTATGATCCATCAGAAGCAGAAGCT cctccACCAAAGATACCAGATAAGCAGTTAGATGAGAGGGAGCACACGATAGAAGAGTGGAAAG
- the MAPK8 gene encoding mitogen-activated protein kinase 8 isoform X4, whose translation MSRSKRDNNFYSVEIGDSTFTVLKRYQNLKPIGSGAQGIVCAAYDAILERNVAIKKLSRPFQNQTHAKRAYRELVLMKCVNHKNIIGLLNVFTPQKSLEEFQDVYIVMELMDANLCQVIQMELDHERMSYLLYQMLCGIKHLHSAGIIHRDLKPSNIVVKSDCTLKILDFGLARTAGTSFMMTPYVVTRYYRAPEVILGMGYKENVDIWSVGCIMGEMIKGGVLFPGTDHIDQWNKVIEQLGTPCPEFMKKLQPTVRTYVENRPKYAGYSFEKLFPDVLFPADSEHNKLKASQARDLLSKMLVIDASKRISVDEALQHPYINVWYDPSEAEAPPPKIPDKQLDEREHTIEEWKELIYKEVMDLEERTKNGVIRGQPAPLAQVQQ comes from the exons ATGAGCAGGAGCAAGCGTGACAACAATTTCTACAGCGTTGAAATTGGAGACTCAACTTTCACCGTATTGAAACGGTATCAGAATTTGAAACCAATAGGATCAGGAGCACAAGGGATAGTCTG tgCAGCTTATGATGCCATCCTTGAGCGGAATGTTGCAATCAAGAAGTTAAGCCGACCGTTTCAGAACCAAACCCACGCTAAAAGAGCCTACAGAGAGCTTGTTCTTATGAAGTGCGTTAATCACAAAAAC ATAATCGGCCTACTGAATGTGTTCACACCACAAAAATCCCTGGAAGAATTTCAAGATGT cTACATAGTGATGGAGCTCATGGATGCAAATCTCTGCCAAGTGATTCAGATGGAGCTAGATCATGAACGAATGTCCTATCTTCTTTATCAAATGCTGTGTGGTATCAAACATCTTCATTCAGCTGGGATTATTCATAGG gaTTTAAAGCCCAGTAATATAGTAGTAAAGTCAGACTGCACTTTGAAGATTCTTGACTTTGGACTGGCCAGAACTGCAGGAACTAGTTTTATGATGACGCCTTATGTAGTGACTCGTTACTACAGAGCACCAGAGGTCATCCTAGGGATGGGATACAAAGAAAACG ttgaCATTTGGTCAGTTGGGTGCATCATGGGAGAAATGATCAAAGGTGGTGTTTTATTTCCTGGTACAGATC ATATTGATCAATGGAATAAAGTTATAGAGCAGCTAGGAACACCATGCCCCGAATTTATGAAGAAATTACAGCCTACAGTCCGAACTTACGTGGAGAACAGACCTAAATATGCTGGATATAGTTTTGAAAAACTCTTTCCAGATGTCCTATTCCCAGCTGACTCCGAACATAATAAACTTAAAG caaGTCAAGCAAGAGATTTGTTATCAAAAATGCTGGTTATAGATGCTTCTAAAAGAATCTCTGTGGATGAAGCCCTGCAGCACCCATACATCAATGTTTGGTATGATCCATCAGAAGCAGAAGCT cctccACCAAAGATACCAGATAAGCAGTTAGATGAGAGGGAGCACACGATAGAAGAGTGGAAAG